The segment GCACCGCGTCGTGCATCCGTCCGGCGCCGAGTATGGCGACCGTAGGCGGGACGACGATGGGCGCGGCGTATTTGCCGGCGATCATCCCGAAGTTCGACAAGGTGATCGTCGCGCCGCGCAGTTCGTCGGGCGGAATGCGGCGGGCCCGCGCATCGGCGCGCATGCGGTCCAGCCCCGACCGCAAATCGACTGCGTCGCGGTGTGCGACGTCGCGCAACACAGGCACGAAGAGGCCGTCCGGCAGATCGACGGCGATGCCGACATCGATCTTGGCCAGAACGTGCCGTCTTGCCGCGCGTCCGTCGAACCAGGCGTTCAGTCCCGGCTCCGCCCGGCAGCCCGCCACGAGCGCGCGGATCAGACGAACCGTCACGTCGGTGCCGGCGGGCCATGCGCCGATATCGGCGTCGTCGATGACCGTGGCCGCGGCTACCTCGCTTTGCGCGCGCGCCATGTTTTGCGCCATCGCGCGCCGCACGCCGCGCAGTTCCTCGGGCGGCCCCAGTTCCGTCAGCAAGCGGGCGGTGCGCTGTACATCGGCCGAGGTCACGATGCCGTCAGGCCCGGATGGCGTCACCATTGCCAGATCGATGTCGAGCGTGCGCGCGAGCGCGCGCACGGCGGGTGTCGCTTTGATGCCGGGCGCGCCAAGCCCGATGCCCATACCGCTTCCAGCGTGCGTGCCCCGGCTGACCGACGGCATTTCGCGCACCGTGCCGGCCTGCGCGCTCGAGGGCGCGTGCGGCATCGTGCCGACGACGGTGCCGGCGTCGTTCGCGGCACCCTCGAAGCCGACGAGCGCCGCGCCAAGGTGCATGATGTCGCCTTTCTTGCCGAACAGTTTCGCGATGCGTCCGTCGTGCGGCGACGGAATGTCGACGATGGCCTTGGCGGTCTCGACTGACAGCAGCGGCTGGTCGGCCTTGACTTGCTGTCCTTCTTTCACGTGCCATTCGATGATTTCGGCTTCCTGCAGCCCCTCTCCGAGATCGGGCAGCTTGAAGATGTTCATGTCGATGCCTCTAGCGTTTTACCGACCGCGCTCACGATGCGCGCAACGCTTGGCATGTATTGCGATTCGAGTCGAGAGAGCGGCACGACGACGTCGTAGCCGGTGACCCGCTCCACCGGGGCGAGCAGCGAATAGAGCCCGCGTTCGGCGAGAGTGGCGGCAATCTCTGCCCCGAGCCCGCAGGTGCGCGGCGCTTCGTGGACGATGACACAGCGCCCTGTCTTGGCTACGGACGCAACGATGGTTTCGATGTCGAGCGGCTTCAAGGTCGCGACGTCGATGATCTCCGCGCTGACGCCATCGTCGGCGAGCACATCGGCGGCGGCTTCGACTTCCTGCAGCATGGCTCCCCAGCTCACGAGCGTCACGTCGGTACCCTCGCGCAGCGTGAAGCAGGTATCGAGCGGCAGCGCCTCGCCGGAATCCTCGAGCGGGCGTTTGAACAAGCGATACAGCCGGGTCGGCTCGAGAAAGATGACAGGATCGGGGTCGCGGATGGCGGCGAGCAGCAGCCCGTAGGCGCGCTCGGGCGAAGACGGCATCACGACGCGCAGCCCGGGAATATGCGCGAAGAGTGCTTCAGGACTTTCCGAGTGATGTTCGGGGGCATGGATTCCCGCGCCGCACGGCGAGCGAACGACGAGCGGGCAGGTGAGCCGCGAACGCGTCCGGTGGCGCAGGCGCGCGGCATGATTCAACAAATGGTCGATGGCCGGGTAAATGAACCCCGTGAACTGGATCTCGGCCACCGGCAACAGGCCCATCGCCGCCATGCCCACAGAGGCGCCGGCAATGCCGGTCTCGGCGAGCGGCGTATCGATGACGCGCTGCGCGCCGAAGCGAGCCTGCAGACCGAGCGTGGCGCGGAATACGCCGCCATTCGCGCCGATGTCCTCGCCGAGCAGCACCACGCGTTCGTCGTGCTCGAGCTCATAGGCCAGCGCCAGGTTGACGGCTTCGACGAGATTGCGCTCAGTCATGGCCGCTCTCCGCTTCGGGGGCGAACCTCGAGGCCGTTTCCCGCTGCGCCTCGAGCGAGGCGGGCAGCGTCGCGTAAAGATGGTCGAACATTGCCGCCGTATGCGGCTGCGGCACCGACAGGTAATCCTGCACGGCCTGATCGACCGCATCGCGGCACTCCCCGCCGAGCGCTTCTTCCTGTGCCTTGTCCCACGCGCCGAGCCGCATCAGATATTTGCGCAGCCGTACGAGCGGCTCGTCGGCCCACGCGGCCGCCACCGCCTCGGGGTCGCGGTACCGCGTGGCGTCGTCGGCAGTCGTATGGTCGCCGAGCCGGTAGCTGAGTGCCTCGATCAACGTGGGCCCCTCGCCGCGCCGTGCCCTGTCGAGCGCGCGGCGCGCGACGTGATGCACGGCGATGACATCGTTGCCGTCCACCTGGAGCCCTTCGATGCCGGCCGCGAGCGCCTTTTGCGCAAGCGTGGCGGTAGCCGTCTGCCTGCCGCGCGGCATCGAGATCGCCCATTGATTGTTGTTGACGACGATGACGAGCGGCGCCTGCCAGACGCCGGCGAAGTTCATCGCTTCATAGAAGTCGCCCTTGGAGGTGCCGCCGTCGCCCACGATCGTCACCGCGACGGACGGCTCGCCGCGCAGCTTGAGCGCATACGCCGCACCGACGGCATGGCAGACCTGCGTGCCGATCGGCACGCAGTTGGGAAAGTCGCGCCTCGGTCCCGCGAAGTCGCTGCCGCGTTCGTCGCCGCCCCAATAGAGCAGGCTTTCCACCATCGTGACGCCGCGCAGCAATTGCGCCGCATGGTCGCGATACGAGGGGAACAACACGTCGTCGGGCTGCATGGCGGCGGCGACCGCCACGCCGATGGCTTCCTGTCCGAGCGAGGACGCGAACGTACCGAGTTTGCCCGTGCGCTGCAACGCGACGGCCTTGGTATCGAATGCGCGCGTAAGCGCCATGGCGCGATAAAGTGCGATCAGGGTATCCGGTTCCAGCGCGAAATCGGGTAACGGCTGGCTCGCGTTGCCTTCGGGATCGAGGTAACGCGTGTGGTCGATCTGAAAACTGGCGACCGTCGTCATTTCGAGGTCCGGATTTTTTGTGCACGCATCTTCTCAGGTGCCCGCAAACCGGCACCGACGATGCTGCCGTCTCCTTCGGCGGCTCGTGGCCGTCCACTCAACGTTAGTAC is part of the Trinickia caryophylli genome and harbors:
- the pdhA gene encoding pyruvate dehydrogenase (acetyl-transferring) E1 component subunit alpha, coding for MTTVASFQIDHTRYLDPEGNASQPLPDFALEPDTLIALYRAMALTRAFDTKAVALQRTGKLGTFASSLGQEAIGVAVAAAMQPDDVLFPSYRDHAAQLLRGVTMVESLLYWGGDERGSDFAGPRRDFPNCVPIGTQVCHAVGAAYALKLRGEPSVAVTIVGDGGTSKGDFYEAMNFAGVWQAPLVIVVNNNQWAISMPRGRQTATATLAQKALAAGIEGLQVDGNDVIAVHHVARRALDRARRGEGPTLIEALSYRLGDHTTADDATRYRDPEAVAAAWADEPLVRLRKYLMRLGAWDKAQEEALGGECRDAVDQAVQDYLSVPQPHTAAMFDHLYATLPASLEAQRETASRFAPEAESGHD
- a CDS encoding alpha-ketoacid dehydrogenase subunit beta; amino-acid sequence: MTERNLVEAVNLALAYELEHDERVVLLGEDIGANGGVFRATLGLQARFGAQRVIDTPLAETGIAGASVGMAAMGLLPVAEIQFTGFIYPAIDHLLNHAARLRHRTRSRLTCPLVVRSPCGAGIHAPEHHSESPEALFAHIPGLRVVMPSSPERAYGLLLAAIRDPDPVIFLEPTRLYRLFKRPLEDSGEALPLDTCFTLREGTDVTLVSWGAMLQEVEAAADVLADDGVSAEIIDVATLKPLDIETIVASVAKTGRCVIVHEAPRTCGLGAEIAATLAERGLYSLLAPVERVTGYDVVVPLSRLESQYMPSVARIVSAVGKTLEAST
- a CDS encoding dihydrolipoamide acetyltransferase family protein is translated as MNIFKLPDLGEGLQEAEIIEWHVKEGQQVKADQPLLSVETAKAIVDIPSPHDGRIAKLFGKKGDIMHLGAALVGFEGAANDAGTVVGTMPHAPSSAQAGTVREMPSVSRGTHAGSGMGIGLGAPGIKATPAVRALARTLDIDLAMVTPSGPDGIVTSADVQRTARLLTELGPPEELRGVRRAMAQNMARAQSEVAAATVIDDADIGAWPAGTDVTVRLIRALVAGCRAEPGLNAWFDGRAARRHVLAKIDVGIAVDLPDGLFVPVLRDVAHRDAVDLRSGLDRMRADARARRIPPDELRGATITLSNFGMIAGKYAAPIVVPPTVAILGAGRMHDAVLARNGEAVVSRVLPLSLTFDHRIVTGGEAARFLGAVISDLQLAD